In one Culex quinquefasciatus strain JHB chromosome 2, VPISU_Cqui_1.0_pri_paternal, whole genome shotgun sequence genomic region, the following are encoded:
- the LOC119766568 gene encoding speckle-type POZ protein-like, whose translation MTSGIIKAGSRIGDELKISRDSTRSYLIQGGIDLTLSIHELAQEDVQQPIQPTVPLPDSQLLDHFAVLLESEKFTDVTIIVGKKEFLAHKAILAARSPIFAAMFEHEMQESKENRVTIEDVKPRVFQEVLRFIYTGIVKELDQLANELLAVADKYALDKLRTLCEEQLGSTLSVETVTRTLYLADLHHAEQLKQQAVQFISLNIKAIPAADWQSIIATNPALAAQMFAQMARLN comes from the coding sequence ATGACATCCGGAATCATCAAGGCCGGCTCGCGGATTGGAGATGAATTAAAAATATCTCGGGATTCTACCAGGAGTTATCTCATTCAGGGCGGCATTGATTTAACGCTGTCGATTCACGAACTAGCTCAGGAAGACGTTCAACAGCCAATCCAGCCAACGGTTCCACTCCCGGATTCACAGCTTCTAGACCATTTCGCGGTTCTGCTAGAAAGCGAAAAGTTCACCGACGTTACGATAATCGTCGGAAAGAAGGAATTTCTCGCCCACAAGGCCATTTTGGCGGCACGCAGTCCGATTTTTGCGGCCATGTTTGAGCACGAGATGCAGGAATCCAAAGAAAACCGGGTCACAATCGAGGACGTTAAGCCGCGGGTTTTCCAGGAAGTACTGCGATTCATCTACACCGGAATCGTTAAGGAACTGGATCAACTTGCCAACGAGTTGCTGGCCGTTGCCGATAAATATGCTCTGGACAAACTCAGGACACTCTGCGAGGAACAACTGGGATCGACGCTGTCTGTGGAAACGGTTACGAGGACGCTCTACCTCGCCGATTTGCACCACGCGGAGCAGCTGAAGCAGCAGGCAGTGCAGTTTATCTCACTGAACATTAAGGCCATTCCAGCGGCGGACTGGCAATCCATCATCGCCACAAACCCGGCGTTGGCCGCTCAAATGTTTGCCCAAATGGCACGATTGAATTAG
- the LOC6049103 gene encoding uncharacterized protein LOC6049103, producing the protein MKRKAELGSSEETPYIVTFPKGYINLNQLSKIKRLKRFRIRQPAPAEIPARTCPRSCAHRIRNLRRGHERGENTTIVPNSMCTTKPQLDPHFCFRVEQVLETLCGLKERRVECKQIMAQEHKVERPVSMCPSNKPPDKKPCNGKACAPEYQKPPFPGNQLNLHLARPREKQTLVQIRRYSDHTNTLWDANQNQMPRRPIQPNQNSVGQSSRHRSSSQEF; encoded by the exons ATGAAGAGAAAAGCAGAGCTCGGCTCCTCGGAAGAAACCCCGTACATTGTTACGTTCCCCAAGGGGTACATCAACCTCAATCAGCTGAGTAAAATCAAGCGCTTGAAAAGATTCcgcatccg ACAGCCAGCACCCGCGGAGATACCGGCAAGAACGTGTCCCCGTTCCTGTGCTCACCGGATACGAAACCTGAGGCGCGGACACGAACGCGGTGAGAACACCACGATCGTGCCGAACAGCATGTGTACCACGAAGCCCCAGCTTGACCCGCACTTTTGTTTCCGAGTGGAGCAAGTGCTCGAA ACCCTGTGCGGCCTCAAGGAGCGTCGCGTCGAGTGCAAGCAAATCATGGCCCAGGAACACAAGGTCGAACGGCCGGTGTCAATGTGCCCGAGCAACAAACCTCCGGACAAGAAGCCCTGCAACGGCAAGGCGTGCGCCCCGGAATACCAGAAGCCCCCGTTCCCCGGGAACCAACTCAACCTTCATCTAGCACGACCCCGAGAAAAACAAACTCTCGTTCAAATTCGACGGTACAGCGACCATACGAACACTCTTTGGGAcgcaaatcaaaatcaaatgccCCGTCGACCGATTCAACCGAATCAAAATTCGGTGGGCCAAAGTAGCCGTCACCGTAGCTCAAgtcaagaattttag